From Candidatus Dormiibacterota bacterium:
CGAGACCGAACAGCGTGCCGCGCAACTGCTGATCGCGGAGAAAGAAGGCGAATTAGCCGATAGCGAAGCGCGGCTCCGTTCGCTGTTCGAGCACAATCCGGACGCCGTCGTGGCGATCGGGCTCGAGCAAACCATCGTCGATGTCAATGCGGCTGCGCTCCGCCTTGGGGGATTCCCGCAAGAAGCGGTGATCGGCCAGAGTCTCAAGGTTTTCCTCACGCCTCAAGAGCACGAGGGATGCGAGGCGGCCATCGAACGCGCGCTGACGGGCGAGACCGTCTCGCTCACGCTCGAATCGTTCCGCATCGACGGCACGCCGCTCCAGCTCGAAGCGACGCTGATTCCTCAGTATGCCAGAGGCTCGATCGTCGGCGCCTACGCCGTGATCCAGGATATCACCGAGCGTCGCGACGCCGAACGGCGCGCGGAGATGCAACGGCAACGTATTCGCAACCTTTACTTCATCGCCGCCAGCGGCGACTATCCGGACGTCCGCATCCGTGCATCGCTCGAGATGGGCTGCCGGGCCTTCGACGTCGGCGTGGGAGCGGTCGTTGAGGTGATGAGCGGAGAAGCGCGCATCGATGCGATCTATCGCCATCCGCGTTTCGGACAAGTTGAGGACGCGACGCTGCTGGAGATGGCGGAACATGTGATGGCGCGCGGGGCGCCTGGCATCCCGGTAAGCTTTCATAACGGCATCGCGTTGCGCTTCGATATCGCCGGCGACCGTTACGGCGCGCTGGTTTTCGCATCGAGTCCCCCCAGCGCGACCGATTTCTCCGACACCGATGCCGATCTCTTGGGCTTGATATCGACGCTTATCGCCGGCGCTATCGAACGCAGCCGGCAACGAGCGCGCCTGCGCGCGATGGCCTACTACGACACGCTGACCGGATTGCCGAATCGCGCGTATCTCACCGAGCGGCTGCGCGACGCGATTGAGGTGGCTCAATCGCGGCTGACGCGCGTTGCGATCCTCTTCCTGGATCTCGACCATTTCAAGGACGTCAACGATACCCTCGGGCACGCCCGTGGTGACCGATTGCTCCAATTGGCTTCGGCTCGCCTCATCGCGCAAATCGGCGAGCGTGGGACGATCGCGCGCATGGGTGGCGACGAGTACGTGGTGTTACTCACCGAGTTCTCCGACGCGGATCAGGTTCGCGATATCGCCGACGGCGTTCTGGCCGCGATGAGCGAACCGTTCGCATTGGACGAGTACGAACAATTCATCTCCACGAGCATCGGCATCGCGATGTACCCGGAGGACGGACGCGACGATCAAACGCTGATCAAGAATGCCGACATCGCGATGTATCGCGCCAAAGACCGCGGCCGCAACGGATTCTATTTCTACAATCCAACGCTCGAATCTCCGATTCACATGCGTCTTTCGCAGGAGAAATTGCTGCGTCGCGCGCTGGAATATAAGGAATTCGAGGTATACTATCAGCCTCAATTGAGCTTACGCACCGGCGAGATCGTGAGCGTGGAGGCCTTAGTCCGCTGGAACCACCCGAAGAGCGGGCTGATCGAGCCGTCGCACTTCATTCCGAGCGCCGAAATCTCCGGTCTCATCGTGCCGCTCGGCGATTGGGTGCTGGCGACGGCCGCACGCCAAGTCAAGGCGTGGCAGGCCGAGCTCGGCACCTTGCGGCTAGCGGTCAATCTCTCCGGCCGGCAATTTCACCAGCGAGACCTGCGCAAAGCCTTGATGGCCGCCATCGCGCAGGCCGATCTCGATCCACATCTGGTAGAGATGGAGATTACCGAAAGCGTCGCCATGAGCGACGCGGCTCAAACTGTGGCGATCGTGCGCGACCTAAAATCCTGCGGCATTCGGACGGCCGTGGATGATTTCGGCACCGGCTATTCGTCGCTTGCGTATTTGCGCCGCTTCGCGCTCGACGTTCTGAAAATCGATCGGTCTTTCGTATCGGGGATCGGAAGCGAGAGCAGCGATGAGACGATCGTGAAGACGGTCATCGGCATGGCTCAGAGCCTCGGCCTGGAGGTCGTCGCGGAAGGCGTCGAGACGAACGAACAACGGCAGTTCCTCAAGGACCACGGGTGCGACATGATTCAGGGACACGTTTTGGCACCGGCGATGCCTGCCTACCGCTTTGAAGAATTCATGCGCCGGCGCGCAACGGAACGCCAACAAGGGTAGAACGCATCCATGAGCGTCCTAACGCCCCGCGCCACCGATCGCGAGTCGCTGCTGGCTTGGTATGCGGAGAACCGCCGGCGATCCGCAGAGATCTTCAGCTTGGTCGATCCCGAGGCGTATTTCGAACGGCCCATTCCGTTGCGCCATCCGTTCGCGTTCTACGAGGGTCATCTGCCGGCGTTCAGCTTTCTCGTTCTCTGCGAGCGCGGCTTAGGCGAGCCGGCGCTGGATACCGTCCTCGAGCGATTGTTCGAGCGCGGCATCGATCCGGGCTCGCTCGAGGAGGCCCGCCGGCAAACGCGCGCCGACTGGCCCGAGCCGGAAACGCTGCGAGCGTTTGCGCGAGCCTGCGATGCGCGCGTCGAAGCGGCGATCGCCGGCGCGCGACTCGACGACCCGAGCGTGCCGCGTTTGGCTCGCGCGCAGGCGCTGTACACGGCGCTCGAACACGAACCGATGCATCACGAAACGCTCCTCTATATCGTGCACCAGTTGGAATACTCGCGCAAAGCGTTCGTCGCACAGCAGCATATCGACTCGGCTCCGCCGGGCAACGCGTTCTTGCCGATCGACGCGGGCGATGCAACGTTGGGCGCCGACCCGCACGGCGTGCCGTTCGGATGGGATAACGAATTCGGACGGGAGCGCGTCGGCGTTCCGGCCTTCAGCATGCAACAGTATCCGGTAACGAACGCGGATTGGATGGCGTTCGTCGCGAACGGCGGCCCGGTGCCGCCGTTTTGGAGTAAGCGAAACGATCGCTGGTATCTGCGCGCCGCGTTCGAGGAGTTGCCGTTGCCGCAGTCCTGGCCGGTGTACGTTACGCATCGGCAGGCAACCGCATACGCCCGCTGGCGCGGCCTGCGCCTCCCG
This genomic window contains:
- a CDS encoding EAL domain-containing protein, with the translated sequence MTTHEHSEEQFRSLFDYNPDLIIIFGRDGRVIDINKAVSKLGDAPREQLIGLHYSAFLDESETARHEALLQRALRGETLHYHAKVCSLGGHELHMTVTTVPIYRGGVVTSVYSILRDETEQRAAQLLIAEKEGELADSEARLRSLFEHNPDAVVAIGLEQTIVDVNAAALRLGGFPQEAVIGQSLKVFLTPQEHEGCEAAIERALTGETVSLTLESFRIDGTPLQLEATLIPQYARGSIVGAYAVIQDITERRDAERRAEMQRQRIRNLYFIAASGDYPDVRIRASLEMGCRAFDVGVGAVVEVMSGEARIDAIYRHPRFGQVEDATLLEMAEHVMARGAPGIPVSFHNGIALRFDIAGDRYGALVFASSPPSATDFSDTDADLLGLISTLIAGAIERSRQRARLRAMAYYDTLTGLPNRAYLTERLRDAIEVAQSRLTRVAILFLDLDHFKDVNDTLGHARGDRLLQLASARLIAQIGERGTIARMGGDEYVVLLTEFSDADQVRDIADGVLAAMSEPFALDEYEQFISTSIGIAMYPEDGRDDQTLIKNADIAMYRAKDRGRNGFYFYNPTLESPIHMRLSQEKLLRRALEYKEFEVYYQPQLSLRTGEIVSVEALVRWNHPKSGLIEPSHFIPSAEISGLIVPLGDWVLATAARQVKAWQAELGTLRLAVNLSGRQFHQRDLRKALMAAIAQADLDPHLVEMEITESVAMSDAAQTVAIVRDLKSCGIRTAVDDFGTGYSSLAYLRRFALDVLKIDRSFVSGIGSESSDETIVKTVIGMAQSLGLEVVAEGVETNEQRQFLKDHGCDMIQGHVLAPAMPAYRFEEFMRRRATERQQG
- a CDS encoding SUMF1/EgtB/PvdO family nonheme iron enzyme produces the protein MSVLTPRATDRESLLAWYAENRRRSAEIFSLVDPEAYFERPIPLRHPFAFYEGHLPAFSFLVLCERGLGEPALDTVLERLFERGIDPGSLEEARRQTRADWPEPETLRAFARACDARVEAAIAGARLDDPSVPRLARAQALYTALEHEPMHHETLLYIVHQLEYSRKAFVAQQHIDSAPPGNAFLPIDAGDATLGADPHGVPFGWDNEFGRERVGVPAFSMQQYPVTNADWMAFVANGGPVPPFWSKRNDRWYLRAAFEELPLPQSWPVYVTHRQATAYARWRGLRLPTEAEFHRAAFGAPDGSERPFPWGDALPEPVHGNFDFQRYDPEPVDAHPAGASAWGIQDLVGNGWEWTSTPFAPFSGFEPMASYPEYSADFFDGRHFVLKGASPVTSRRLIRRSLRNWFYDDYPYMYATFRCVSPSR